A part of Dryobates pubescens isolate bDryPub1 chromosome 3, bDryPub1.pri, whole genome shotgun sequence genomic DNA contains:
- the STMN4 gene encoding stathmin-4 isoform X3: MSPASAEQQLKHRRWGAFLLKTPKDLHTMTLAAYKEKMKELPLVSLFCSCFLSDPLNKPAYTYEADTVDLTWCVISDMEVIELNKRASGQSFEVILKPPSFDGIPEFNASLPRRRDPSLEEIQKKLEAAEERRKYQEAELLKHLAEKREHEREVIQKAIEENNNFIKMAKEKLAQKMESNKENREAHLAAMLERLQEKDKHAEEVRKNKELKEEASR, encoded by the exons gAGCATTCTTGCTGAAGACACCCAAAGATCTCCACACCATGACTCTGGCTG CATACAAGGAGAAGATGAAGGAGCTGCCTCTCGTCTCCCTCTTTTGCTCCTGTTTCCTCTCGGACCCCCTGAACAAGCCAGCGTACACATATGAAG CAGACACGGTAGACCTCACCTGGTGTGTCATCTCTGACATGGAAGTCATCGAGCTGAACAAGCGTGCCTCAGGGCAGTCCTTCGAGGTCATCCTCAAGCCCCCATCCTTCGATGGCATTCCTGAGTTCAACGCCTCCCTGCCCCGGCGGCGggacccctccctggaggagatACAGAagaagctggaggcagcagaggagaggaggaag TACCAAGAGGCCGAGCTGCTGAAGCACCTGGCAGAGAAGCGGGAGCATGAGCGGGAGGTCATCCAGAAGGCTATCGAGGAGAACAACAACTTCATTAAAATGGCCAAAGAGAAGCTGGCACAGAAGATGGAGTCCAACAAGGAAAACCGCGAGGCCCACTTAGCAGCCATGCTGGAGCGCTTGCAGGAGAAG GACAAACACGCGGAAGAAGTGAGGAAAAACAAGGAGCTGAAGGAAGAAGCCTCCAGATAA
- the STMN4 gene encoding stathmin-4 isoform X1, which translates to MSPASAEQQLKHRRWGAFLLKTPKDLHTMTLAAYKEKMKELPLVSLFCSCFLSDPLNKPAYTYEADTVDLTWCVISDMEVIELNKRASGQSFEVILKPPSFDGIPEFNASLPRRRDPSLEEIQKKLEAAEERRKYQEAELLKHLAEKREHEREVIQKAIEENNNFIKMAKEKLAQKMESNKENREAHLAAMLERLQEKVCSQPQHGRSHPHHLQLPPKHPFCKELAQCPSPNASASLGSEAESTR; encoded by the exons gAGCATTCTTGCTGAAGACACCCAAAGATCTCCACACCATGACTCTGGCTG CATACAAGGAGAAGATGAAGGAGCTGCCTCTCGTCTCCCTCTTTTGCTCCTGTTTCCTCTCGGACCCCCTGAACAAGCCAGCGTACACATATGAAG CAGACACGGTAGACCTCACCTGGTGTGTCATCTCTGACATGGAAGTCATCGAGCTGAACAAGCGTGCCTCAGGGCAGTCCTTCGAGGTCATCCTCAAGCCCCCATCCTTCGATGGCATTCCTGAGTTCAACGCCTCCCTGCCCCGGCGGCGggacccctccctggaggagatACAGAagaagctggaggcagcagaggagaggaggaag TACCAAGAGGCCGAGCTGCTGAAGCACCTGGCAGAGAAGCGGGAGCATGAGCGGGAGGTCATCCAGAAGGCTATCGAGGAGAACAACAACTTCATTAAAATGGCCAAAGAGAAGCTGGCACAGAAGATGGAGTCCAACAAGGAAAACCGCGAGGCCCACTTAGCAGCCATGCTGGAGCGCTTGCAGGAGAAG GTCTGTTCCCAACCTCAGCATGGAAGGTCCCACCCtcaccacctccagctccctccaaaACATCCCTTCTGCAAGGAGCTCGCCCAGTGCCCTTCTCCAAACGCCTCAGCTAGCCTTGGGTCAGAGGCAGAGAGCACGAGATAA
- the LOC104306753 gene encoding angiopoietin-related protein 7, with amino-acid sequence MAHWASSLCPILACLMKADPSTSSAGVGLLPLILLAVLSSLSLQKSLPAAYRAQEGPQESPGLIQCGEYSNQVLPNGRCKIVATLPQGDEQRCPDMFRCTDEVSYWLHENEERKQQILELRELISELQEELRNHRHRIKVLELQHEEAAGRNHSLAQRVQDLEHRYSEASTLQHIQATLLYDMQAQINNISVLADWAWRNPTCLGPAEMRLQEEMQPEVKHGRNCPIDCASVYYNGLRRSGVYNIMPSVGGMPIEVLCEMDTEGGGWTVIQRRQDGSVDFNRTWNEYKEGFGDLNGEFWLGNENIHKLTSQGDYSLRIDLEDWNNKHKHAFYQVFSVEDEENYYRLHVDGFSGTVEDSFAWYHNKRSFSTPDSGNICAEISHGGWWYHQCFFSNLNGVYYKGGRYSLKNRKLLGPDGIVWYSWKDTDYYSLRKVVMMIRPRTFRPHLSP; translated from the exons atggcacactGGGCATCATCCTTGTGCCCCATCCTCGCCTGCCTGATGAAGGCCGaccccagcaccagctctgctggggtgggtttgctgcccctcatcctcctggccgtgctgagcagcctctcGCTGCAGaaatccctgcctgcagcctacCGAGCCCAGGAGGGTCCCCAGGAGAGCCCAGGCTTGATCCAGTGCGGGGAGTACAGCAACCAGGTGCTGCCCAACGGGCGCTGCAAGATCGTGGCCACGCTGCCGCAGGGGGACGAGCAGCGCTGCCCGGACATGTTCCGCTGCACCGACGAGGTGTCCTACTGGCTCCACGAGAACgaggagaggaagcagcagatcCTGGAGCTGCGGGAGCTCATCTCAGAGctacaggaggagctgaggaacCACCGGCACCGCATCAAAGTCCTTGAGCTCCAG CACGAGGAGGCGGCCGGCCGCAACCACAGCTTGGCCCAGCGGGTGCAGGACCTGGAGCATCGGTACAGCGaggccagcaccctgcagcacatCCAGGCCACGCTGCTCTACGACATGCAGGCGCAGATCAACAACATCTCCGTCCTCGCCGACTGGGCCTGGCGCAACCCCACCTGCCTGGGCCCCGCCGAGATGAGGCTGCAAGAGGAGATGCAGCCAG AGGTGAAGCATGGCAGGAACTGCCCCATTGACTGTGCCTCTGTTTACTACAACGGGCTGCGGCGCTCCGGCGTCTACAACATCATGCCTTCGGTTGGAGGGATGCCTATCGAGGTGCTGTGTGAGATGGACACTGAAG GTGGAGGCTGGACAGTCATCCAGAGACGTCAGGATGGCTCAGTTGACTTCAACCGGACCTGGAATGAGTACAAGGAGGGCTTTGGAGACCTGAATGGTGAATTCTGGCTTGGCAATGAGAACATCCACAAGCTGACCAGCCAAGGGGACTACTCCCTGCGCATTGACCTGGAGGACTGGAACAACAAGCACAAGCATGCCTTCTACCAGGTCTTCAG CGTTGAGGATGAGGAGAACTATTACCGCCTGCACGTGGATGGCTTCAGCGGGACCGTGGAGGATTCCTTTGCCTGGTACCACAACAAGAGGAGCTTCAGCACCCCTGACTCGGGGAACATCTGTGCTGAGATCTCCCACGGAGGCTGGTGGTACCACCAGTGTTTTTTCTCCAACCTCAATGGGGTGTACTACAAG GGTGGCAGGTACTCCCTCAAAAACCGCAAGCTGCTGGGGCCGGACGGGATCGTGTGGTACTCCTGGAAGGACACAGACTACTACTCCTTGCGGAAGGTGGTGATGATGATCCGACCACGCACTTTCCGGCCCCACCTCTCCCCATGA
- the STMN4 gene encoding stathmin-4 isoform X2, whose product MSPASAEQQLKHRRWGAFLLKTPKDLHTMTLAAYKEKMKELPLVSLFCSCFLSDPLNKPAYTYEDTVDLTWCVISDMEVIELNKRASGQSFEVILKPPSFDGIPEFNASLPRRRDPSLEEIQKKLEAAEERRKYQEAELLKHLAEKREHEREVIQKAIEENNNFIKMAKEKLAQKMESNKENREAHLAAMLERLQEKVCSQPQHGRSHPHHLQLPPKHPFCKELAQCPSPNASASLGSEAESTR is encoded by the exons gAGCATTCTTGCTGAAGACACCCAAAGATCTCCACACCATGACTCTGGCTG CATACAAGGAGAAGATGAAGGAGCTGCCTCTCGTCTCCCTCTTTTGCTCCTGTTTCCTCTCGGACCCCCTGAACAAGCCAGCGTACACATATGAAG ACACGGTAGACCTCACCTGGTGTGTCATCTCTGACATGGAAGTCATCGAGCTGAACAAGCGTGCCTCAGGGCAGTCCTTCGAGGTCATCCTCAAGCCCCCATCCTTCGATGGCATTCCTGAGTTCAACGCCTCCCTGCCCCGGCGGCGggacccctccctggaggagatACAGAagaagctggaggcagcagaggagaggaggaag TACCAAGAGGCCGAGCTGCTGAAGCACCTGGCAGAGAAGCGGGAGCATGAGCGGGAGGTCATCCAGAAGGCTATCGAGGAGAACAACAACTTCATTAAAATGGCCAAAGAGAAGCTGGCACAGAAGATGGAGTCCAACAAGGAAAACCGCGAGGCCCACTTAGCAGCCATGCTGGAGCGCTTGCAGGAGAAG GTCTGTTCCCAACCTCAGCATGGAAGGTCCCACCCtcaccacctccagctccctccaaaACATCCCTTCTGCAAGGAGCTCGCCCAGTGCCCTTCTCCAAACGCCTCAGCTAGCCTTGGGTCAGAGGCAGAGAGCACGAGATAA
- the STMN4 gene encoding stathmin-4 isoform X4 — protein MSPASAEQQLKHRRWGAFLLKTPKDLHTMTLAAYKEKMKELPLVSLFCSCFLSDPLNKPAYTYEDTVDLTWCVISDMEVIELNKRASGQSFEVILKPPSFDGIPEFNASLPRRRDPSLEEIQKKLEAAEERRKYQEAELLKHLAEKREHEREVIQKAIEENNNFIKMAKEKLAQKMESNKENREAHLAAMLERLQEKDKHAEEVRKNKELKEEASR, from the exons gAGCATTCTTGCTGAAGACACCCAAAGATCTCCACACCATGACTCTGGCTG CATACAAGGAGAAGATGAAGGAGCTGCCTCTCGTCTCCCTCTTTTGCTCCTGTTTCCTCTCGGACCCCCTGAACAAGCCAGCGTACACATATGAAG ACACGGTAGACCTCACCTGGTGTGTCATCTCTGACATGGAAGTCATCGAGCTGAACAAGCGTGCCTCAGGGCAGTCCTTCGAGGTCATCCTCAAGCCCCCATCCTTCGATGGCATTCCTGAGTTCAACGCCTCCCTGCCCCGGCGGCGggacccctccctggaggagatACAGAagaagctggaggcagcagaggagaggaggaag TACCAAGAGGCCGAGCTGCTGAAGCACCTGGCAGAGAAGCGGGAGCATGAGCGGGAGGTCATCCAGAAGGCTATCGAGGAGAACAACAACTTCATTAAAATGGCCAAAGAGAAGCTGGCACAGAAGATGGAGTCCAACAAGGAAAACCGCGAGGCCCACTTAGCAGCCATGCTGGAGCGCTTGCAGGAGAAG GACAAACACGCGGAAGAAGTGAGGAAAAACAAGGAGCTGAAGGAAGAAGCCTCCAGATAA